A part of Pararhizobium sp. A13 genomic DNA contains:
- a CDS encoding glutathione S-transferase: protein MKILYSPASPYSNKVRMGARYAGIKAESVLTDTNANPPELISNNPLGKIPTLITPDGKAIYDSRAIMHFIDRETKGKLYPRNAEKRTEVEMLEALCDGICDSLLAIVYEKRFHPPEKVHQPWIDKQWEKVVRGLDYLNANLPKTGAKLHAGHFALAAMLRYIELRFAGEWQKGRPKLKNWPQKFEKFFPDYAQFKA from the coding sequence ATGAAAATTCTCTACTCCCCCGCCTCCCCCTATTCCAACAAGGTGCGCATGGGCGCGCGCTACGCCGGCATCAAAGCCGAAAGCGTGCTGACCGACACCAACGCCAATCCGCCCGAACTGATCTCCAACAACCCGCTCGGCAAGATCCCGACGCTGATCACGCCCGATGGCAAGGCGATCTACGACAGCCGGGCGATCATGCATTTCATCGACCGCGAGACCAAGGGCAAGCTCTATCCGCGCAATGCCGAAAAGCGCACCGAGGTGGAAATGCTGGAGGCGCTGTGCGACGGCATCTGCGACAGCCTGCTCGCCATCGTCTACGAAAAGCGCTTCCATCCGCCGGAAAAGGTCCACCAGCCGTGGATCGACAAGCAGTGGGAAAAGGTCGTGCGCGGCCTCGACTACCTTAACGCCAACCTGCCGAAGACCGGCGCCAAGCTCCATGCCGGCCATTTCGCGCTTGCCGCGATGCTGCGCTATATCGAACTGCGCTTTGCCGGCGAATGGCAGAAGGGCCGCCCGAAGCTGAAGAACTGGCCGCAGAAATTCGAGAAATTCTTCCCGGACTATGCCCAGTTCAAGGCTTGA
- a CDS encoding outer membrane protein produces the protein MRTLITTLMASAVSLIAFSAVQAADAIDEVPAAPAAEYTEPAVKNWSGAYVGGTANWARGEYDATGGRGASGFGGGLYGGYNMQSGQVVYGGEADINYGDNDTRSPTRKMEQGVNGSVRARVGYDLNPVLVYGTAGVAASNVKATQDGGSDKKTLLGWTAGAGAEALVTDNVTARVEYRYSDYGSKDFSLPGGKVSSGYDEHSVRVGMGVKF, from the coding sequence ATGCGTACTCTCATCACCACCCTCATGGCATCTGCCGTGTCCCTCATCGCCTTCTCCGCCGTTCAGGCGGCAGATGCGATCGACGAAGTTCCGGCCGCCCCGGCTGCCGAATACACCGAGCCGGCTGTGAAGAACTGGTCCGGCGCCTATGTCGGTGGTACGGCCAACTGGGCCCGCGGCGAATATGACGCGACGGGCGGCCGCGGTGCCTCCGGCTTCGGCGGTGGTCTCTATGGCGGCTACAACATGCAGAGCGGCCAGGTCGTTTACGGCGGTGAAGCCGATATCAACTACGGCGACAACGACACCCGCAGCCCCACCCGCAAGATGGAACAGGGCGTCAACGGCTCGGTCCGTGCCCGCGTCGGTTACGACCTGAACCCGGTTCTCGTCTACGGTACGGCCGGTGTCGCCGCATCCAACGTCAAGGCGACGCAGGACGGCGGTTCCGACAAGAAGACGCTGCTCGGCTGGACGGCTGGTGCCGGTGCGGAAGCCTTGGTGACCGACAACGTCACGGCGCGCGTCGAATATCGCTACAGCGACTACGGTTCGAAGGACTTCAGCCTGCCGGGCGGCAAGGTTTCGTCGGGTTACGACGAACACAGCGTTCGCGTCGGTATGGGCGTCAAGTTCTGA
- a CDS encoding CGNR zinc finger domain-containing protein, which translates to MTFTWTPHRFSGGALAFDVANSVVLRFDAERRIDRYADPVALDGFATAATRFCADKDLFGPLQPVAPENRPAFLNLREATDRHFRAEALGHSSSGHLADLLDAASTLIRRHPIKAARTPLDAAAARSALMLATFAEPQRLKICPNCQWLFLDRSRNRSRTWCDMTVCGNRVKASRHYQRQKKELTP; encoded by the coding sequence GTGACGTTTACCTGGACCCCGCATCGTTTTTCCGGCGGCGCACTTGCTTTCGATGTCGCCAATTCGGTCGTGCTGCGCTTCGATGCCGAGCGCCGCATCGACCGCTATGCCGACCCCGTGGCTCTTGACGGCTTTGCCACGGCCGCGACGCGTTTCTGCGCCGACAAGGACCTGTTCGGGCCGTTGCAGCCGGTCGCGCCGGAAAACCGGCCGGCGTTTCTCAATCTCAGGGAAGCAACTGACCGGCATTTTCGCGCCGAAGCGCTGGGGCATTCCTCCTCCGGGCACCTGGCCGATCTGCTCGACGCGGCATCCACCCTCATCCGGCGCCATCCGATCAAGGCAGCCCGCACCCCGCTCGACGCCGCCGCGGCGCGCTCGGCGCTGATGCTTGCCACCTTCGCAGAGCCGCAGCGCCTGAAAATCTGCCCCAATTGCCAATGGCTGTTCCTCGACCGCAGCCGCAACCGCAGCCGCACCTGGTGCGACATGACCGTTTGCGGCAACCGCGTGAAGGCGAGCCGGCACTATCAGCGCCAGAAGAAGGAGTTGACCCCATGA
- a CDS encoding 23S rRNA (adenine(2030)-N(6))-methyltransferase RlmJ has protein sequence MNYRHIYHAGNFADVLKHAVLARLIVYMTQKDKAFRVLDTHAGIGLYDLSSEEAQKTGEWQDGIGRILDADIPAKAKTLLQPYLTAVRDLNPDGGLKLYPGSPKLTRMLMRPQDRLSAMELHPDDYETLHRLFDGDFQSRITQLDGWLALGAHLPPKEKRGLVLVDPPFEVAGEFERLADGLAKAWRRFSGGTFCLWYPLKQGAPIAAFHEALKALEIPKMLCTELSVRSDRDTTGLSGSGLIVVNPPYTLKDELDVLLPFLKDRLKQDRHASARVFWLRGEEVPERD, from the coding sequence ATGAATTACCGTCACATCTACCACGCAGGCAATTTTGCCGACGTCCTGAAGCACGCCGTGCTCGCCCGGCTGATCGTCTACATGACGCAGAAGGACAAGGCCTTCCGCGTGCTCGACACCCATGCGGGCATCGGCCTTTATGATCTGTCGAGCGAGGAAGCCCAGAAGACCGGCGAATGGCAGGACGGCATCGGCCGCATTCTCGATGCGGACATCCCGGCGAAGGCAAAGACCCTGCTTCAACCCTATCTGACGGCCGTGCGCGACCTCAATCCGGACGGCGGCCTCAAGCTCTATCCCGGCTCGCCGAAACTCACCCGCATGCTGATGCGGCCGCAGGACCGGCTGTCGGCAATGGAACTGCATCCCGACGATTACGAAACGCTGCACCGGCTGTTCGACGGCGATTTCCAGAGCCGCATCACGCAGCTCGACGGCTGGCTGGCGCTCGGCGCCCATCTGCCGCCGAAGGAAAAGCGCGGGCTGGTACTGGTCGATCCGCCCTTCGAGGTGGCCGGAGAGTTCGAGCGGCTGGCGGATGGTCTCGCCAAGGCCTGGCGCCGGTTTTCCGGCGGCACCTTCTGCCTGTGGTATCCGCTGAAACAGGGTGCACCGATTGCCGCCTTTCACGAAGCGCTGAAAGCTCTGGAAATCCCGAAGATGCTGTGCACTGAGCTGTCGGTGCGCAGCGATCGTGATACGACCGGCCTTTCGGGCTCGGGGCTGATCGTCGTCAACCCGCCCTATACGCTGAAGGATGAGCTCGATGTCCTCCTGCCGTTCCTCAAGGACCGGTTGAAGCAGGATCGGCACGCCTCAGCCCGCGTTTTCTGGCTGCGCGGCGAGGAAGTGCCGGAGCGGGATTGA
- a CDS encoding branched-chain amino acid ABC transporter permease has translation MAYFLQQLASALPIAALYALLAFGYSISFSVTKRADLTYGALFGFAGQIFLLFSDFAWNRLWLVLPAALAIGAIAALVYALGAGFVVGRSVMRGLAMTSANTVVVASLGVALVLMELSRIAAETRSLWLPPFLNTPLTLWADPQFPVTLTMIQLLNTALMLAMVGAGHAFLARSAWGRSWRAVSDDAGAAALCGVDGKRIFVAAYGLSALLAAIAGILATSYYGNMDFGAGLVFGVKVLFIAAIGGQTAPLLAAAGAAAMGLSETLWSAYGPMLWRDFAIFSFLVLLLVLTRKEQFQP, from the coding sequence ATGGCCTATTTTCTGCAGCAGCTTGCCAGTGCCCTGCCGATCGCCGCCCTCTATGCGCTGCTTGCCTTCGGCTATTCGATCTCCTTCTCGGTCACCAAAAGGGCCGATCTGACCTATGGCGCGCTGTTCGGCTTTGCCGGCCAGATCTTCCTGTTGTTTTCCGATTTCGCCTGGAACCGTCTCTGGCTGGTCCTTCCGGCTGCGCTTGCGATTGGCGCGATCGCGGCGCTGGTCTATGCCTTGGGCGCAGGCTTCGTCGTCGGCCGCTCGGTCATGCGCGGGCTGGCGATGACGTCGGCCAACACCGTGGTCGTTGCCTCTCTGGGCGTGGCTTTGGTGCTGATGGAGCTGTCGCGGATCGCGGCGGAGACGCGCAGCCTGTGGCTGCCGCCGTTTCTCAACACGCCGCTCACGCTGTGGGCCGATCCGCAATTCCCGGTGACCCTGACGATGATCCAGCTGCTGAACACGGCGCTGATGCTGGCCATGGTCGGGGCGGGGCATGCGTTTCTGGCACGGTCCGCCTGGGGCCGCTCCTGGCGGGCGGTGTCCGACGATGCAGGCGCAGCGGCACTCTGCGGCGTCGATGGGAAGCGTATCTTCGTCGCTGCCTACGGATTGTCGGCGCTGCTGGCGGCGATCGCCGGCATTCTCGCCACGTCCTATTATGGCAACATGGATTTTGGCGCGGGCCTGGTTTTCGGCGTCAAGGTGCTGTTCATCGCCGCGATCGGCGGCCAGACGGCGCCGCTATTGGCGGCGGCCGGCGCCGCCGCGATGGGCCTGAGCGAAACGCTGTGGAGCGCCTACGGCCCGATGCTCTGGCGGGATTTTGCGATCTTCTCGTTTCTGGTGCTGCTTCTGGTGCTGACGAGAAAGGAGCAGTTCCAGCCGTAG
- a CDS encoding molybdopterin oxidoreductase family protein, with protein sequence MQYRKAMNVATPIKPEKATAHSVCPHDCPSACALEIDLTEEGRIGRVRGASANTYTAGVICAKVARYSERIYHPGRLMVPQRRKGAKGEGRWQDVSWDDALDEIADAFVKAEQQYGSEAVWPYFYAGTMGQVQRDSIERLRHAKRYSGFFGSICTNLAWTGLTMATGSLRGPDPREMAKSDCVVIWGTNAVSTQVNVMTHAVKARKERGAKIVVIDIYDNPTIKQADMGLVLRPGTDAALACAVMHIAFRDGYADRAYLADYADDPAGLEHHLKTRTPEWASAITGLPVEEIEAFGKLLGTTPKTYFRLGYGFTRQRNGAVAIHAAASVATVLGSWKHEGGGAFHSNNDIFKFDKRELMGSAMLDPDIRMLDQSQIGRVLTGDAEALRHRGPVTAMLIQNTNPVNVAPEQRLVKRGFLRDDLFVAVHEQFMTDTAKLADIVLPATMFLEHDDLYRGGGHQHILLGPKVVEPPSTVRTNLFVIEELAKRLSVADRPGFGLSERAHIDHILVNYDIGYESLKRDKWLDVQPDFETAHFIKGFGHPDGKFRFKADWTGTPAPNRPPKALGLLGPHAKLPVFPDHVDLIEVADEKHPFRLATSPARSFLNSTFAETPSSIQKEGRPEAMIHADDAAALGIADGDIVRIGNERGEIRLHARLGGGARRGVVIAEGLWPNDAHLDGEGINVLTGADAAAPYGGAAFHDNHVWLRKD encoded by the coding sequence ATGCAATATAGAAAAGCCATGAACGTTGCGACCCCCATCAAGCCAGAAAAAGCCACCGCTCATTCGGTCTGTCCGCATGACTGTCCCTCCGCCTGCGCGCTCGAAATCGATCTGACGGAGGAGGGAAGGATCGGCCGGGTTCGCGGCGCGAGCGCCAATACTTATACGGCCGGCGTCATCTGCGCCAAGGTCGCGCGTTATTCCGAACGCATCTACCATCCGGGCCGCCTGATGGTGCCGCAGCGGCGCAAGGGCGCAAAGGGCGAGGGACGCTGGCAGGACGTCAGTTGGGACGACGCGCTCGACGAAATCGCCGATGCTTTCGTCAAGGCCGAACAGCAATATGGCTCCGAGGCTGTCTGGCCCTATTTCTATGCAGGTACGATGGGCCAGGTTCAGCGCGATTCGATCGAGCGCCTGCGCCATGCCAAGCGCTATTCCGGCTTCTTCGGATCGATCTGCACCAACCTCGCCTGGACCGGCCTGACGATGGCCACGGGTTCGCTCAGAGGCCCCGATCCGCGCGAGATGGCGAAATCCGACTGCGTGGTCATCTGGGGCACCAATGCGGTGTCGACGCAGGTCAATGTGATGACCCATGCAGTCAAGGCGCGCAAGGAACGCGGCGCCAAGATCGTCGTCATCGACATCTACGACAATCCGACGATCAAGCAGGCCGACATGGGGCTGGTGCTGAGGCCCGGCACCGATGCAGCTCTCGCCTGCGCCGTCATGCACATCGCCTTCCGCGACGGCTATGCGGATCGGGCCTATCTCGCAGACTATGCCGACGATCCGGCCGGACTTGAACATCATCTGAAGACCAGAACGCCGGAATGGGCGTCTGCCATCACCGGCCTGCCGGTGGAGGAGATCGAGGCCTTCGGCAAGCTCCTCGGCACGACCCCGAAAACCTATTTCCGCCTCGGCTACGGCTTTACCCGCCAGCGCAACGGCGCCGTCGCCATCCACGCGGCCGCCTCGGTGGCGACTGTGCTCGGTTCCTGGAAGCACGAGGGCGGCGGCGCGTTCCACTCCAACAACGATATCTTCAAGTTCGACAAGCGCGAGTTGATGGGCTCGGCGATGCTGGATCCGGATATCCGGATGCTCGATCAATCGCAGATCGGCCGCGTCTTGACCGGTGATGCCGAGGCATTGCGCCATCGCGGGCCGGTGACGGCGATGCTGATCCAGAACACCAATCCGGTGAATGTTGCCCCCGAGCAGCGTCTGGTAAAGCGGGGTTTTTTGCGCGACGATCTTTTCGTCGCCGTGCACGAGCAGTTCATGACCGACACGGCCAAGCTCGCCGATATCGTCCTGCCCGCGACCATGTTCCTCGAGCATGACGATCTCTATCGCGGCGGCGGTCACCAGCATATCCTGCTCGGCCCCAAGGTGGTCGAGCCGCCATCGACGGTGCGCACCAATCTCTTCGTCATCGAGGAACTGGCGAAGCGCCTCAGCGTTGCCGACAGGCCCGGCTTTGGCCTCAGCGAGCGCGCGCATATCGACCATATCCTGGTGAACTACGACATCGGCTATGAGAGCCTGAAACGCGACAAATGGCTGGATGTCCAGCCCGATTTCGAGACGGCGCATTTCATCAAGGGGTTCGGCCATCCCGACGGCAAATTCCGCTTCAAGGCCGACTGGACCGGAACGCCGGCGCCGAACCGGCCGCCGAAGGCGCTGGGGCTCCTGGGCCCGCATGCGAAACTGCCGGTATTTCCCGATCATGTCGACCTGATCGAGGTCGCGGACGAGAAACATCCGTTCCGGCTGGCAACGTCGCCGGCGCGCTCCTTCCTGAACTCGACCTTCGCCGAGACGCCGTCTTCGATCCAGAAGGAAGGCCGCCCCGAAGCGATGATCCACGCGGACGATGCGGCGGCACTGGGCATTGCCGACGGCGATATCGTCCGGATCGGCAACGAGCGCGGCGAAATCCGCCTGCATGCCAGGCTCGGCGGCGGTGCGCGGCGGGGTGTGGTGATCGCCGAAGGGCTCTGGCCGAACGATGCGCATCTGGACGGGGAGGGCATCAACGTGCTCACCGGTGCCGATGCGGCAGCGCCCTATGGCGGCGCCGCCTTCCACGACAATCACGTATGGCTGCGCAAGGATTGA
- the pgsA gene encoding CDP-diacylglycerol--glycerol-3-phosphate 3-phosphatidyltransferase has protein sequence MSSTPTTYSIPNLLTYGRILAVPLIVLCFFIEGKLQSSDFARWAALGIFVVASITDFLDGYLARIWNQTSNIGRMLDPIADKLLISTALLLMAADTEKTIAGWSLWAAIIILCREILVSGLREYLAALKVSVPVTRIAKWKTTVQMFAIAFLLAGPAGDKVLPYTTEMGIGLLWVAAILTIYTGYDYFRAGLKHMVD, from the coding sequence ATGTCCTCCACGCCGACCACCTACAGCATCCCCAATCTCCTGACCTATGGACGCATTCTGGCTGTTCCGCTGATCGTTCTGTGCTTTTTCATCGAAGGCAAACTGCAGAGTTCCGACTTTGCCCGCTGGGCGGCGCTTGGCATTTTCGTCGTCGCGTCGATCACCGATTTTCTCGACGGTTATTTGGCGCGGATCTGGAACCAGACCTCAAATATCGGCCGCATGCTGGATCCGATCGCCGACAAGCTTCTCATTTCGACGGCGCTGCTGCTGATGGCGGCGGACACCGAAAAAACCATCGCCGGCTGGTCGCTCTGGGCCGCGATCATTATCCTGTGCCGTGAAATCCTGGTGTCTGGTCTGCGAGAATACCTGGCCGCACTCAAAGTCAGCGTGCCGGTCACGCGCATCGCCAAGTGGAAAACCACCGTACAGATGTTCGCCATTGCCTTCCTGCTTGCAGGCCCGGCGGGCGACAAGGTGCTTCCCTATACGACGGAGATGGGCATCGGCCTGCTCTGGGTCGCAGCGATTCTTACCATCTATACCGGCTATGACTATTTCCGCGCCGGCCTCAAGCATATGGTCGACTGA
- a CDS encoding SDR family oxidoreductase, whose translation MRTPLKTALVTGGAKRIGKAIVEDLAAHGFAVAIHANTSLAEAEKLAAHLRAQGGNAAAIAADLTDTASVATVMAKAVGALGPIGLLINNASLFKKDSLEEFNETIWDRHFALHVKAPSLLARDFAAQLPATNSGLIVNIVDQRVWSPNPRFYSYMLSKSALLTATKTMAQALAPNIRVNAIGPGPTLPNERQNQADFQTQVDAVILKTGPQLGEFGRTIRFLFDTPSMTGQMIALDGGQHLAWQTPDILEIVE comes from the coding sequence TTGAGGACGCCTTTGAAAACAGCGCTGGTCACCGGCGGCGCCAAGCGCATCGGCAAGGCGATCGTCGAGGATCTGGCAGCCCACGGCTTTGCCGTCGCCATTCATGCCAACACATCGTTGGCGGAGGCCGAAAAGCTCGCAGCCCACCTTCGCGCCCAAGGCGGCAATGCGGCGGCAATTGCCGCGGACCTTACCGATACCGCTTCCGTCGCCACCGTCATGGCAAAAGCCGTCGGCGCGCTCGGTCCGATCGGGCTGCTCATCAACAATGCCTCGCTGTTCAAGAAGGACAGTCTCGAGGAATTCAACGAGACGATCTGGGACCGGCATTTCGCCCTGCATGTGAAGGCTCCGTCCCTGCTTGCGCGCGATTTCGCGGCGCAACTGCCGGCGACCAATTCGGGCCTGATCGTCAACATCGTCGACCAGCGGGTCTGGTCTCCAAATCCGCGATTTTATTCCTATATGTTATCGAAATCGGCGCTGCTGACGGCAACCAAGACGATGGCGCAGGCCCTGGCGCCCAACATCCGGGTCAACGCCATCGGCCCCGGCCCGACCCTGCCGAACGAGCGGCAGAACCAGGCGGACTTCCAGACGCAGGTGGACGCCGTGATCCTCAAGACCGGGCCGCAACTGGGGGAATTCGGCAGGACGATCCGCTTTCTGTTCGACACGCCCTCGATGACGGGACAGATGATCGCGCTGGACGGCGGCCAGCATCTGGCCTGGCAGACGCCGGATATTTTGGAGATTGTGGAATGA
- a CDS encoding ribonuclease encodes MTDFRRRLLPLFAALLLSACSGESEQQKEAVATGPATTTPIATAQAKAQPVPLGSGFDYYVLSLSWSPSWCLENDPSGRSQQCAAENDHGFIVHGLWPQNEQGYQEFCRTRESDRVPETLGRTLFDIMPSMGLIGHEWRKHGSCSGLSQKDYFTVLRAAREKVTIPSALQSVKTRQRTNAAEIEASLTAANPGLRNDALAVTCAAGRVDEVRICFNKDLSFRACNAIDRAGCKMKNLSLPAIP; translated from the coding sequence GTGACCGATTTCCGGCGCCGCCTCCTGCCGCTGTTTGCCGCGCTTCTGCTTTCGGCCTGCAGCGGGGAAAGCGAACAGCAGAAGGAAGCGGTGGCAACCGGCCCCGCCACAACCACCCCCATCGCCACTGCGCAGGCCAAAGCCCAACCCGTCCCGCTCGGCAGCGGATTTGACTACTATGTGCTGTCGCTCTCCTGGTCGCCGAGCTGGTGCCTTGAAAACGACCCTTCCGGCCGGTCACAGCAATGCGCGGCGGAAAACGATCACGGCTTCATCGTGCACGGGCTCTGGCCGCAGAACGAACAGGGGTATCAGGAATTCTGCCGGACGCGCGAATCCGACCGGGTGCCGGAGACGCTGGGACGCACCCTGTTCGACATCATGCCGTCGATGGGGCTGATCGGCCATGAATGGCGCAAGCATGGTTCCTGCTCGGGGCTCAGCCAGAAAGACTATTTCACGGTTCTGCGCGCCGCCCGCGAGAAGGTGACGATACCGTCGGCGCTGCAATCGGTGAAAACCCGCCAGCGCACAAACGCCGCCGAGATTGAAGCATCGCTGACCGCCGCCAATCCCGGCTTGCGCAACGACGCGCTCGCGGTCACCTGCGCCGCCGGACGCGTCGACGAGGTGCGCATCTGCTTCAACAAGGACCTCAGCTTTCGTGCCTGCAACGCCATCGATCGCGCCGGCTGCAAGATGAAAAACCTCAGCCTGCCGGCAATTCCCTGA
- a CDS encoding molybdenum cofactor biosynthesis protein MoaE has translation MRGVPVTVRVQRQDFDLAAEVRALSQGRRDIGAIVTFSGLCRDDAGTLSALELEHYPGMAEAQITRICTEAVSRFGLQAVSAIHRYGKILPGENIVLVVTASPHRQAAFDGANFIMDYLKTSAPFWKKEHAGDGIERGWVSAKDEDDSARDRWSKD, from the coding sequence GTGCGCGGCGTGCCTGTCACCGTCCGCGTCCAGCGGCAGGATTTCGACCTTGCCGCCGAGGTCCGGGCGCTTTCGCAAGGCCGCCGCGATATCGGCGCCATCGTCACCTTCTCCGGCCTCTGCCGTGACGACGCCGGCACGCTCAGCGCCCTTGAACTGGAGCACTATCCGGGCATGGCGGAAGCGCAGATCACCCGCATCTGCACGGAAGCGGTCAGCCGGTTCGGGCTGCAAGCCGTCAGCGCCATCCACCGCTACGGAAAGATCCTGCCCGGCGAAAACATCGTGCTCGTCGTCACCGCCTCGCCGCACCGGCAGGCGGCTTTCGACGGCGCCAATTTCATCATGGATTATCTGAAGACGTCCGCGCCCTTCTGGAAGAAGGAGCACGCAGGCGATGGCATTGAGCGCGGCTGGGTCAGCGCCAAGGACGAGGACGACAGCGCACGGGACCGCTGGTCGAAGGACTGA
- the uvrC gene encoding excinuclease ABC subunit UvrC, producing the protein MTGRVPTDGGILYDENAGDEDDLIDAADSPAPAPILDWAETSAIPDGLRGAELIQAFVKRLPNSPGVYRMFNEAGDVLYVGKARSLKKRVSNYAQGRVHSNRLAKMVRETAHMEFVTTRTEIEALLLEANLIKRLRPRFNVLLRDDKSFPYILVTGDSRAPALYKHRGARSRKGDYFGPFASAGAVGRTINSLQRAFLLRTCTDSVFETRTRPCLLHQIKRCAAPCTREISDADYGELVSEAKDFLSGKSQAVKSTIAAAMNEASENLDFERAALYRDRLAALSHVQSHQGINPSGVEEADVFAIHHEGGISCIQVFFFRTGQNWGNRAYFPKADPTLPAAEVLSAFLAQFYDDKPCPRQILLCEPVAEQELLGEALTEKSGYKVLILVPQRGEKKDLVEHAVANAREAHGRKLAETSSQSRLLEGFAETFKLERAPRRIEIYDNSHIMGTNAVGGMVVAGPEGFVKGQYRKFNIKSTDITPGDDFGMMKEVMTRRFSRLLKEEGKPDRSAEPVEDAGFPAWPDVILIDGGQGQMTAVRAILKELDIEDCLTAIGVAKGVDRDAGRERFFPPGRDGFTLPPRDPVLYFIQRMRDEAHRFAIGSHRARRKKEMVKNPLDEIAGIGPTRKRALLQHFGTAKAVSRAGINDLVAVEGISEAVARLVYDHFHEDGAK; encoded by the coding sequence ATGACCGGGCGCGTGCCCACCGATGGCGGCATTCTCTACGATGAAAATGCCGGCGACGAAGACGACCTCATCGACGCAGCGGACAGTCCCGCGCCGGCGCCGATCCTGGATTGGGCGGAAACCAGCGCGATCCCCGACGGACTGCGCGGCGCCGAGCTGATCCAGGCCTTCGTCAAGCGCCTGCCCAACAGCCCCGGCGTCTACCGCATGTTCAACGAGGCGGGCGACGTGCTCTATGTCGGCAAGGCGCGCAGCCTGAAGAAGCGCGTCAGCAACTACGCGCAGGGCCGCGTCCATTCCAACCGCCTCGCCAAGATGGTGCGCGAGACCGCGCATATGGAATTCGTGACGACGCGCACCGAGATCGAGGCGCTGCTGCTGGAAGCCAACCTTATCAAGCGTTTGCGGCCGCGCTTCAATGTGCTTTTGCGCGACGACAAGTCCTTTCCCTATATTCTGGTGACCGGCGATAGCCGAGCCCCGGCGCTCTACAAGCATCGCGGTGCCCGCAGCCGCAAGGGCGATTATTTCGGTCCCTTCGCCTCGGCCGGCGCCGTCGGCCGCACGATCAATTCGCTGCAGCGCGCCTTCCTGCTGCGCACCTGTACCGACAGCGTTTTCGAGACCCGCACCCGGCCCTGCCTGCTGCACCAGATCAAGCGCTGCGCCGCCCCCTGCACCCGCGAGATCAGCGATGCCGACTACGGCGAACTGGTGAGCGAAGCGAAGGACTTCCTCTCCGGCAAGAGCCAGGCCGTCAAGTCGACCATTGCCGCTGCCATGAACGAGGCCTCGGAAAATCTCGATTTCGAGCGGGCCGCCCTTTATCGGGACCGGCTGGCAGCGCTGTCGCATGTCCAGAGCCATCAGGGCATCAACCCTTCCGGCGTCGAGGAAGCGGATGTCTTTGCCATCCACCACGAGGGTGGCATTTCCTGCATCCAGGTGTTCTTCTTCCGCACCGGCCAGAACTGGGGCAACCGCGCCTATTTTCCGAAGGCCGATCCGACCCTGCCCGCAGCCGAGGTGCTGAGCGCCTTCCTCGCCCAGTTCTACGACGACAAGCCCTGTCCGCGGCAGATCCTCCTCTGCGAGCCGGTGGCGGAACAGGAACTGCTGGGCGAAGCGCTGACGGAGAAATCCGGCTACAAGGTTTTAATCCTCGTGCCGCAGCGCGGCGAGAAGAAGGATCTGGTCGAGCACGCGGTCGCCAACGCCCGCGAGGCGCATGGCCGCAAGCTCGCCGAAACATCGTCGCAGTCGCGTCTGCTCGAAGGCTTTGCCGAGACCTTCAAGCTGGAGCGTGCGCCGCGCCGCATCGAGATCTACGACAACTCCCACATCATGGGCACCAATGCCGTTGGCGGCATGGTGGTGGCGGGGCCGGAAGGTTTCGTCAAAGGCCAGTACCGCAAGTTCAACATCAAATCGACCGACATCACGCCCGGCGACGACTTCGGCATGATGAAGGAAGTGATGACCCGGCGGTTCTCGCGCCTGCTGAAGGAAGAGGGAAAGCCCGATCGCAGCGCTGAACCCGTCGAGGACGCCGGTTTCCCTGCCTGGCCCGATGTCATCCTGATCGATGGTGGTCAGGGACAGATGACGGCTGTGCGGGCGATCCTGAAGGAACTCGACATCGAGGATTGTCTCACCGCCATCGGCGTCGCCAAGGGCGTCGATCGCGATGCCGGACGCGAGCGCTTCTTTCCGCCCGGCCGCGACGGCTTCACGCTGCCGCCGCGCGACCCGGTGCTTTATTTCATCCAGCGCATGCGCGACGAGGCGCACCGCTTCGCCATCGGCTCGCACCGGGCGCGGCGGAAGAAGGAAATGGTCAAGAACCCGCTGGACGAGATCGCCGGCATCGGGCCGACGCGCAAGCGCGCGCTCCTCCAGCATTTCGGCACCGCCAAGGCGGTTTCCCGCGCCGGCATCAACGATCTCGTGGCTGTGGAAGGTATTTCCGAAGCGGTGGCGCGGCTCGTCTATGACCACTTCCATGAGGATGGGGCGAAATAG
- the moaD gene encoding molybdopterin converting factor subunit 1, which translates to MASVDLVYFAWVRERIGKAEETLELPESVVTAGDLLAHLKTLGEEYETALEHENVIRVAINQEHVDHNEPIAGAREIALFPPMTGG; encoded by the coding sequence ATGGCAAGCGTTGATCTCGTCTATTTCGCCTGGGTGCGTGAGCGGATCGGCAAAGCCGAGGAGACGCTGGAGCTTCCCGAAAGCGTCGTCACGGCCGGCGACCTGCTGGCACACTTGAAGACGCTGGGCGAGGAATACGAGACGGCGCTGGAGCACGAGAATGTCATCCGCGTCGCCATCAACCAGGAACATGTCGACCATAACGAGCCGATCGCCGGCGCGCGGGAAATCGCGCTGTTTCCGCCGATGACCGGAGGCTGA